One genomic segment of Arachis duranensis cultivar V14167 chromosome 4, aradu.V14167.gnm2.J7QH, whole genome shotgun sequence includes these proteins:
- the LOC107485636 gene encoding uncharacterized protein LOC107485636, translated as MMAPNKTSEVVDTHEATWSSQTDDLELESLESELKQMAHKILEHRSTLPDQLKSTLLSILDAHRPLFPHPSHHASTPPGALDHNIYQSEGSPAPEDPETAKKVKLLNEKITQNCSTMPVILKRMKDCIARIEKLDSYNAAVIHPAFKAKKTG; from the exons ATGATGGCTCCGAACAAGACCTCCGAAGTGGTGGATACGCATGAAGccacttggagctctcaaactgATGATTTGGAGTTGGAATCATTGGAATCTGAGTTGAAGCAAATGGCGCACAAGATTCTCGAACACCGATCAACCTTACCGGATCAGCTCAAATCTACTCTTCTCTCTATTCTTGACGCTCACAGACCACTTTTTCCACATCCCTCTCACCATGCTTCAACCCCCCCAG GTGCATTGGACCATAACATTTATCAGAGCGAAGGTTCACCTGCACCAGAAGATCCAGAGACAgccaagaaagtaaaattgctgaaTGAGAAAATCACACAGAATTGTTCCACCATGCCAGTCATCCTGAAGCGGATGAAAGATTGCATTGCAAGAATTGAGAAGTTAGATTCATACAATGCTGCGGTTATACATCCAGCCTTCAAGGCAAAGAAGACTGGTTAA
- the LOC107485640 gene encoding LOW QUALITY PROTEIN: K(+) efflux antiporter 2, chloroplastic-like (The sequence of the model RefSeq protein was modified relative to this genomic sequence to represent the inferred CDS: substituted 1 base at 1 genomic stop codon), with amino-acid sequence MDMACSIPQSRMFHGGVGPCYRHRSVGHFEFRGCAFIGNTRSVLRLRFSGMNKTSDVSDCWSKLRVVPVRELNVLNMSSSLYCKNLFTGSRVVWSKCQGNDSVAYVDGNGRNVDYVEGSGEDAGLGVSSAELDAPLEERESEIGVEEQSVDELKEILQKALKELEVARVNSTMFEEKVKKISETAIFLHDEAATAWNSVNSTLDIIQEISNEEQIAKEAVQNATMALSLAEARLQVAIESLEAAKEERDSAQGSNESNDENDIIEKEKALLVAQEDIKECQTNLANSEVELKRLQNRKEELQTEVSKLHEIAEKAQLDAVKAEEDVTNIMLLAEQAVAFELEATKRVNDAEIALQRADKSVSTSNTDTIETIQVNQDVVAVPEEEKVVQGFSGDVSVERDEGLPIDDESLLGTLSSETISDKTSQLLEDITQSDYLSDNENSVQTKKQEMQKDLTRDSSSLAPKALLKKSSRFFSASFFSFTEEDGTEFTPASVFQSLMLSAKQQFPKLVLGLLFMGAGVAFYANRGERTAQLLQQPEVIVTSVEEASSSAKPLVKQFKKLSKKIKKIIASLPQQEVNEEEASLFDVLWLLLASVIFVPIFQKLPGGSPVLGYLAAGILIGPYGLSIIRHVHGTKAIAEFGVVFLLFNIGLELSVERLSSMKKYVFGLGSAQVLATAVVVGLVARICGQAGPAAIVIGNGLMLSYGELFXQVLQERGESTSRHGRATFSVLLFQDLAVVVLLILIPLISPNSSKGGVGFQAIAEALGLAAVKAAIAITAIIAGGRLLLRPIYKQVAENQNAEIFSANTLLVILGTSLLTARAGLSMALGAFLAGLLLAETEFSLQVESDIAPYRGLLLGLFFMTVGMSIDPKLLVSNFPVITSTLGLLICGKTILVSVIGKIFGISIISAIRTGLLLAPGGEFAFVAFGEAVNQGIMSSEMSSLLFLVVGLSMAITPWLAAGGQLIASRFEQHDVRSLLPVESETDDLQDHIIICGFGRVGQIIAQLLSERLIPFVALDVRSDRVAVGRALDLPVYFGDAGSREVLHKVGAERACAAAITLDTPGANYRTVWALSKYFPNVKTFVRAHDVDHGLNLEKAGATAVVPETLEPSLQLAAAVLAQAKLPTSEIAATINEFRSRHLAELTELCEASGSSLGYGFNRIMSKPKSQSPDSLDDAQVSEGTLAV; translated from the exons ATGGATATGGCTTGTAGCATACCACAGTCAAGAATGTTTCATGGGGGTGTAGGACCGTGTTACAGGCACAGGTCAGTAGGTCATTTTGAGTTCAGGGGATGTGCATTTATTGGAAACACAAGGAGTGTTTTGAGATTGCGTTTCAGTGGGATGAACAAAACTAGTGATGTTTCTGATTGTTGGAGTAAATTAAGAGTGGTGCCTGTTCGTGAACTTAATGTTTTGAATATGAGTAGTAGTTTGTATTGTAAGAATCTTTTTACTGGTTCTAGAGTAGTTTGGTCAAAATGCCAGGGTAATGATTCTGTGGCATATGTTGATGGGAATGGGAGGAATGTTGATTATGTGGAAGGATCAGGGGAGGATGCTGGGCTGGGTGTTTCCAGTGCTGAACTGGATGCCCCTTTGGAAGAAAGGGAGAGTGAAATAGGAGTAGAGGAACAAAGCGTGGATGAGCTGAAGGAAATATTACAGAAGGCCTTGAAAGAGCTAGAAGTTGCACGTGTAAATAGTACCATGTTTGAGGAAAAGGTGAAAAAGATATCCGAGACTGCAATTTTCTTGCATGATGAAGCGGCAACTGCTTGGAACAGTGTTAATTCTACCCTTGACATCATTCAAGAAATTTCCAATGAGGAACAAATCGCAAAGGAAGCAGTTCAGAATGCAACCATGGCTCTTTCATTGGCCGAGGCTAGGCTTCAGGTAGCCATAGAATCATTGGAGGCTGCAAAAGAAGAGCGTGATTCAGCACAAGGTTCTAATGAGAGCAATGATGAAAATGACATAATAGAAAAGGAGAAGGCACTTTTGGTTGCTCAAGAAGATATCAAGGAGTGCCAAACAAATTTAGCCAACTCCGAGGTGGAGCTTAAACGGTTGCAAAATAGAAAGGAGGAGTTGCAGACGGAAGTTAGCAAATTGCATGAAATTGCTGAAAAGGCACAGCTGGATGCAGTGAAAGCCGAGGAGGATGTCACAAACATAATGCTTTTAGCGGAGCAAGCTGTTGCCTTTGAACTTGAGGCTACAAAACGTGTAAATGATGCAGAGATTGCCTTACAGCGAGCAGATAAGTCTGTTTCTACTTCTAATACTGATACCATTGAAACTATACAGGTAAATCAAGATGTTGTGGCTGTTCCTGAAGAGGAGAAAGTAGTCCAAGGTTTCTCTGGTGATGTCAGTGTTGAAAGAGATGAAGGCTTGCCTATTGATGATGAATCTTTGCTTGGCACGTTATCTTCTGAAACAATATCTGATAAAACCAGCCAACTTCTGGAAGACATAACACAGTCTGACTATTTGAGTGATAACGAGAATTCAGTTCAAACTAAAAAACAAGAAATGCAGAAAGATTTGACTAGAGATAGTTCGTCTCTTGCTCCCAAGGCATTACTGAAGAAATCTTCTCGATTCTTTTCTGCATCATTCTTCTCTTTTACTGAAGAAGATGGAACCGAGTTCACACCAGCATCAGTTTTCCAGAGCCTTATGTTATCTGCAAAGCAGCAGTTTCCCAAGCTGGTTCTTGGGTTGTTGTTTATGGGAGCAGG GGTTGCCTTCTATGCCAATAGAGGAGAAAGGACTGCTCAGCTGCTTCAACAACCTGAAGTTATTGTGACCAGTGTTGAAGAAGCTTCCAGTAGTGCAAAGCCACTGGTTAAGCAATTTAAGAAACTCtctaagaaaataaagaaaattattgCATCGTTACCTCAGCAAGAG GTGAATGAAGAAGAAGCCTCCCTCTTTGATGTGCTATGGTTATTACTTGCAAGTGTTATATTTGTACCAATATTTCAAAAACTTCCCGGAG GCAGCCCTGTTCTTGGCTACTTGGCTGCTGGAATCTTAATTGGGCCTTATGGCCTCTCTATAATTCGACATGTTCATGGGACAAAGGCAATTGCTGAATTTGGTGTTGTTTTCCTTTTATTCAACATTGGCCTGGAG CTCTCTGTTGAAAGACTTAGTTCAATGAAGAAATATGTCTTTGGATTAGGCTCAGCTCAG GTTTTGGCAACTGCTGTAGTTGTTGGATTGGTGGCTCGTATTTGTGGCCAGGCTGGTCCTGCAGCTATTGTCATTGGGAATGGcct GATGCTGTCATACGGTGAACTTTTTTAACAGGTGTTGCAGGAGAGAGGTGAGAGCACATCACGGCATGGACGAGCTACATTCTCTGTTTTACTTTTTCAG GATTTGGCAGTCGTGGTCTTGCTGATACTCATTCCTCTTATTTCACCCAATTCTTCCAAAGGAGGG GTTGGTTTTCAAGCCATTGCTGAAGCTCTTGGATTGGCTGCTGTTAAGGCAGCAATTGCCATTACTGCCATAATTGCAGGTGGACGATTG CTCCTTCGACCAATATATAAGCAAGTTGCAGAAAATCAAAATGCAGAAATATTCTCTGCCAACACACTCCTTGTTATTCTTGGGACCAGTCTTCTTACAGCCAGG GCAGGGCTTTCAATGGCATTGGGAGCATTTTTGGCTGGTTTACTGCTGGCAGAAACTGAATTTTCGTTACAGGTTGAATCTGATATTGCTCCATACCGTGGCCTTCTTTTGGGGTTATTCTTTATGACG GTTGGAATGTCAATTGATCCAAAACTTCTTGTTTCAAACTTCCCAGTTATCACCAGCACACTGGGACTGTTAATATGTGGCAAGACTATCTTGGTTTCTGTCATTGGTAAAATCTTTGGGATTTCTATCATTTCTGCCATAAGAACTGGTCTTCTTCTTGCTCCTGGTGGAGAATTTGCATTTGTGGCTTTTGGTGAAGCTGTTAATCAG GGCATAATGTCTTCTGAGATGTCTTCTTTGCTCTTTCTTGTCGTGGGCCTGTCAATGGCCATTACACCTTGGTTGGCTGCAGGAGGCCAGCTGATTGCTTCCCGTTTTGAGCAGCACGATGTTCGAAGTTTATTACCTGTGGAAAGTGAG ACAGATGATCTGCAAGATCATATCATCATTTGTGGGTTTGGGCGAGTTGGTCAG ATCATTGCCCAACTTCTTTCTGAGAGACTTATTCCTTTTGTTGCACTAGATGTGAGAAG TGATAGAGTGGCAGTTGGACGTGCCCTGGATCTGCCAGTATACTTTGGTGATGCTGGTAGTCGAGAG GTCCTCCATAAAGTTGGGGCTGAAAGAGCATGTGCTGCAGCAATAACTCTAGATACACCTGGTGCAAATTATAGAACCGTTTGGGCTCTGAGCAAGTACTTCCCAAATGTGAAGACTTTTGTTCGTGCTCATGATGTTGATCATGGATTGAATTTAGAGAAGGCTGGAGCTACTGCT GTTGTTCCAGAGACCTTAGAACCTAGTCTTCAACTAGCAGCTGCTGTCTTGGCTCAG GCCAAGCTTCCCACATCGGAGATTGCAGCAACCATAAATGAATTCAGATCCCGCCATCTGGCCGAGCTCACGGAG CTGTGCGAAGCAAGTGGAAGTTCTCTTGGTTATGGATTCAATAGAATTATGAGCAAACCCAAATCTCAATCACCGGATTCACTTGATGATGCTCAAGTGTCTGAAGGGACATTGGCCGTATGA
- the LOC107485638 gene encoding uncharacterized protein LOC107485638, whose amino-acid sequence MAMANATLISCNSSTSTHLPLNNHKISRTSLHFTQLKVASLLPHRFVLSSSKSAIHLKRCRFLQICHSSSLKNQQEESKEESVVGGSKNGNGNGNGNGDGNGGRDWTSSILLFFLWAGLIYYVFFLTPNQTPSRDMYFLQKLLNLKGDDGFRMNEVLVSLWYIMGLWPLAYSMLLLPTGRSSKSKVPVWPFLLLSCFGGAYALLPYFILWNPPAPPVEETELKSWPLIFLESKVTAVISLAAGACIIIYACLAGADTWTEFFQYFRESKFIHITSIDFTLLSTFAPFWVYNDMTTRKWFDKGSWLLPISLIPFLGPGLYLLLRPSLSTMAIPQTPAEPE is encoded by the exons ATGGCAATGGCGAACGCCACTCTCATCTCCTGCAACTCTTCAACTTCAACACATCTTCCTCTCAACAATCACAAAATCTCCAGAACCTCACTTCATTTTACTCAACTTAAAGTAGCTTCACTTTTACCACACAGATTTGTTCTTAGTTCCTCTAAGTCAGCAATTCATTTGAAACGCTGTCGTTTCCTCCAAATTTGTCATAGTTCTTCTCTCAAGAACCAACAAGAGGAGTCAAAGGAAGAGAGTGTAGTTGGTGGGAGTAAGAATGGGAATGGGAATGGGAATGGGAACGGGGACGGAAATGGTGGAAGGGACTGGACCAGCTCAATTTTGCTCTTCTTCTTGTGGGCTGGACTTATCTACTATGTTTTCTTTCTCACACCAAATCAGACCCCG TCAAGGGACATGTATTTCCTGCAAAAGCTTCTGAATTTGAAAGGAGATGATGGTTTCAGAATGAATGAAGTACTTGTATCATTGTGGTACATAATGGGTTTGTGGCCCTTGGCCTATAGCATGCTGCTACTTCCTACAGGAAGGAG CTCAAAAAGCAAAGTTCCTGTTTGGCCCTTCCTTTTACTTTCATGTTTTGGCGGTGCATATGCGCTTCTTCCTTATTTCATACTGTGGAATCCACCAGCACCTCCAGTTGAAGAAACTGAGCTTAAATCATGGCCATTGATCTTTCTTGAATCAAAAGTAACTGCAGTG ATATCGCTTGCTGCAGGGGCATGCATAATAATATATGCTTGTTTAGCTGGGGCAGACACATGGACAGAATTTTTTCAGTACTTCAGAGAAAGCAAATTT ATTCATATCACGTCCATTGATTTTACCCTACTTTCCACATTTGCACCATTTTGGGTCTACAATGACATGACTACTAGAAAATG GTTTGATAAAGGTTCCTGGCTTCTTCCCATATCATTGATACCTTTCTTGGGGCCTGGTTTATACCTTCTTCTACGACCGTCACTGTCAACAATGGCCATTCCACAAACTCCAGCTGAACCAGAGTAA